The Medicago truncatula cultivar Jemalong A17 chromosome 7, MtrunA17r5.0-ANR, whole genome shotgun sequence genome includes the window CATTTTTCTTAtgtaaaatcacatatataaattgtttttctcattctcttttatttaaataagtgattttcaaatatatatagtttattcCATATTGATTTCTTTGTGTTTATGCAACGTTGTTTTGCTTTCCCTTCTTGTTACGGTGTTTGCTCGGTTCAAATTGTCAAACCAACTTTAATCCAATGCacattcaatcaatgactttggtgtTACCGCCATTACAAATCCGAAGACATGAGTATTTTGAATACTTGAATATTGTCATGCTTGTAGCCTTGTGTATTTTACCAtgttatgctattaacatagatggtgttagtttttttttgcatactcattcttcttgtttttaacgaatttgtattgtatcgatataCTTTGTCAATTTGATAAATATGgtatatttttagtaaaaaaaaaaaactctaggTACCAGATAATTTTCCTATTTATAAAACATGAGATAATAATTAAGCAAATTTAATCActtgtttattcattaattagtATAAACATGAAGCTTATGTAAGGGTCAACTTGTTTATATGTATACTATATATACCACATAGTCTTAATGATCTCTAAGCCAATAATTAAGTTAACAGTTAATTGTAAGAAATCCACATCATGGTTGCATTCTGCCCACCTCAGTTCTCATACTCAAACATGGGATGGCTCTTAGAGGAGTTAGAGCCAGAGTCCTTAATTAGTCATAAAGAGAAGAACTATGCATCTTTAGAGTACTCGTTACCGTATCATCAATTCTCTTCACCAAAGGAACATGTTGAAATTGAAAGGCCACCATCCCCTAAACTTATGGCCAAGAAACTTAACCACAATGCTAGTGAACGTGATCGCCGCAAGAAGATTAATAGCTTGATTTCTTCACTTCGTTCACTTCTTCCCGGTGAAGATCAAACGGtaataattcatatatatatatatatatatatatatatccttcctattttctataatttggtatgaattaacaacttaaCACTAGTGACAGAAGATAAGCTAAAATCACAGGTTTATATTTAGCTTTATACAACTCCATGGTTGGTCTGATGATGAAAGTTTGAGACCTATGAGTATGCTTATCTCTAGGTCTCATTTTCGATTCTCCCAGGTGATCACAATTTTTGTGTTTGGTTACTCTATAAGAGTTTTGATCTGACTTTTATTGGACCCCCACTCGAGTGGATGGTATGGTTGGTCCTCTGGATTAATCGATCGATGGATCAGAGACTATTCTTTGATCAACATTCTAACTAATTTtgtccaaaataaaaatctaaccAATATGTttgcaaaataaatttaaacaacaAATGTTAGTATTGTTTGCAAAGAAATTAtgaaatttgtctaaaaattagAGACggatttatttttcaaattctcattttgATAgctaattattcttttaaaggaattattctattattttaGGTGTAACCTACTTTAAGAAAAAAGGGTGTGTTAGTTCTTCTATAACTATTGTTTTTACTATTTGTTTCGTAATGTTTTGGAACTATGTCACAGTATAaattgaaaatgacattttcttttATAGAAATGAAAGTGACGTATTCATAATATGAATGGAATCATatcaatataaaattgaaattaaacttTGCACATAAAATATTgtcattaatatatattttattccaTGTTGATGTTGCAGAAAAAAATGAGCATTCCGGTAACAATTTCACGTGTCTTAAAATACATCCCTGATTTACAAAAGCAGGTGCAAGGACTTaccaagaaaaaagaagagcTTCTATCAAGAATTTCTCATCGACAAGAATATGCAGTTAACAAAGAATCACAAAGGAAGAAAATTCCAAATTACAATTCTGCTTTTGTAGTTTCAACAAGTAGGCTTAATGATACTGAGCTTGTTATTCATATTTCGTCTTATGAGGCCAACAAGATTCCTCTATCTGAGATCTTGATGTGTTTAGAAAATAATGGTCTTCTTCTACTTAACTCTTCTTCTTCTAAAACCTTTGGAGGGAGGCTCTTCTATAACTTGCATTTTCAGGtaatattattatctttatCTCTAAATATAAGtctatatttgtaaaaaaaataaaatagaaattaacCCTAATTGTTTACTATTAAGGAACATATGTAGtatttgtttgttattgttgttgttaaaaattttggtttgatatatttatttattttgcaatgTTTGCAGGTGGATAAAACTCAAAGATATGAGTGTGATGATCTGATTCAAAAGCTTTCTTCAATATATGAGAAGCAGCAAAATAATCATTTGGGCACTATGGATCAAACGATCAATAGTGTTCTgatatattaattaaagtttaGGATTTGGCTctttaatttttgattttttgactGTAGAGGATTTGGCTCTTGGTAGTAGTTTGTAGTACATAGTATTTTAATAGCACGGGTTAATTAAAAGCTTGGAAAGGAGCAACAACATGACCCCCACTATATTATTATGGTAAAATTAGTTAATAGATCTAGTAGGAAGAAGGTGCATGGATTGTAGGAGTTTTTTTTACTGGATTTCAAGAGCTTTTTTAAGAGTGCATGGTGTAATTGTTACACGACCTAACCTAGcaaattaaatgatatatgcatggttgagtttttttttgttgtacatttcatttaaaatatatatgaattaaaaaaaagttgttgtaaTATTCTCAAATCATCTGACATTTGGCCACACAAAATAGTGGGACTTCTAATCCATGTTCTTAAGGTTACCTTAATTCAACTAGATCAAAATACAAATTAGATAAAGGCTAAACTAAATCAAGGACTAGTCACAACATTGATTAATACATTATTTATATCTATCAATTAGTCAAACGATTTCATTGATAAGAAACGATGGAGCATAAGATGTATCAAGCCTAATCAAGGAAGAGTCAAATACAAATGATAAAACAGTCGATGTTTTTAACTTGTTTCTTAAAAGCTCctatataattttgtttcaaaaatatcCTTCTCCGTCTCATATTAAATGTCgcatataaaatatatgattgTCTTGTGGTGTTGTGAGATCGATCAAACACACCAAGACAATACATGTGTGGGACAAACAAAATAATGACAACCAAACTAAATAGtctaagcaacaacatattcaacaTAGAACAAATCTAAAACTTACGTGTATAGAGCAAgaagataaagagagaagaggaagaaacGTACCAAAATTGTTTATTCTTTCAAGGTGTTTACAATATGTTTCTTAACCCTAGATCCTCAACCAAAAGCCATCAACATAAAAGCAAGTATTCAACACAAGAGCCATAATCTTCTCTTTTTGTTCCCTCTTCCTAGTCTCTTGCTCTTGAACCCTAGTCACTCTCCCAAAAGACACCAACCATTAGCTTTTAAGTTTCTTAAGGATcctctttcaaaaacaaaaaaaaaaaagtttcttaaGGATCCCTCTTTTATTAGTACCCTAAATAATGAGATAAACATCTAATTTATAGGCAAAACGTGTAATTCAAATTACCAACTCTGGTATTTAACATGATTCAAATTACTATTTCCAACACGCCATTCTACTTCTACATGCATCCTCCTTAAGTATTATTAAACCCGTAAGGCCGTAACACTTTCTCTAACACTTTATtttaacattaatttatttttattttttttattgtgtaaaTCACGTAAACTCTAACACCTTATGTGAGTCTCATTTTCAACACAGTGAACCTACGTGAATTTCTTTTAGAGTGAGAGAGAT containing:
- the LOC11433801 gene encoding transcription factor ORG2; the encoded protein is MVAFCPPQFSYSNMGWLLEELEPESLISHKEKNYASLEYSLPYHQFSSPKEHVEIERPPSPKLMAKKLNHNASERDRRKKINSLISSLRSLLPGEDQTKKMSIPVTISRVLKYIPDLQKQVQGLTKKKEELLSRISHRQEYAVNKESQRKKIPNYNSAFVVSTSRLNDTELVIHISSYEANKIPLSEILMCLENNGLLLLNSSSSKTFGGRLFYNLHFQVDKTQRYECDDLIQKLSSIYEKQQNNHLGTMDQTINSVLIY